A portion of the Salminus brasiliensis chromosome 11, fSalBra1.hap2, whole genome shotgun sequence genome contains these proteins:
- the fxyd6 gene encoding FXYD domain-containing ion transport regulator 6, whose amino-acid sequence METVLFFYSLLVYVAAASDATAQDGKEKKLDPFEYDYESLRIGGLAFAVVLFALGVLLILSRRCRCSFNQKPQRAPGDEEAQAENLMVTKAKETPKAEN is encoded by the exons ATGGAAACAGTTCTCTTCTTCTATTCACTTCTTGTCTATGTAGCTG CTGCATCTGATGCCACTGCACAAG ATGGAAAGGAAAAGAAATTGGACCCATTTGAATATG ATTATGAAAGTTTGAGGATTGGAGGTTTGGCATTTGCTGTGGTGCTCTTTGCTCTGGGCGTTCTCCTCATCCTTA GCAGAAGATGTCGATGCAGTTTTAACCAGAAACCCCAAAG GGCTCCGGGGGATGAGGAAGCCCAAGCAGAAAACTTGATGGTCACCAAGG CTAAGGAAACCCCAAAAGCTGAGAACTGA